The region GTAGGTGATGGTGGATGGACGAAGGCGGTCCTTCATCACCTGCCCACCATCCACCATCACTCCTTTATGCCGAAATTCGATTACTCCCTTGATTACCGCACGCTGGACCTGCGCGCCCACCCCGAGCTGTACCGGGTGGGCGTGGGGGAACAGGGCGTGCTGCTGGTGCAACCGTACAAGGGCGAACTGCTGCCGCACTGGCGCTTTGCCACGCCAGAACTGGCCCGCGAGAGCAGCGAGACCATCTACACCCTGTTCCTGGCCTACCTGAAGGCCGGGGACTTCGTGGGCGCCGACATGGCGCGTAAATTCCTGCAGATGGGTTTTACCCGCTCGCGGCGCTATGCCAACCACAAGGGCGGCAAAAAGTACGACGGCCCGGTGCCCGCCGATAAAAAGGGCCGGAGCGGCGCCCACGGCCGCCCCGAACTGCCCCGCACCCCCGAAGACCCGGTCAAGGCCGAATCCGCCCGCATCTTCAAGGCCAAGTGGGACGAGGCCGAGGCCAATGAGGAGTACGCCCGGCTGAAAAAGGAGCACAAGGCCAAGTACGGCTGATACGGATTCCGGAATATGTTACGGAATTTTTCCGCCCGGAGGAAGAAGGAACAAATGCGGATGTCCAGGAATTGGGCTGGAACAGCGCCGAAGGCGGGGAACATCCGGCTCCTTCCCGGATGGTACGGAAATGGACGGCAGTCCGTATGAGGGGCCAGCACAGACGCCGGGTCGGGTCACGGAGACCATCAAGGACAGTCGCAGCCCCACTGCATGGCCTTGACGCCCCCCGCATACGGCGCTATAGTTCTGGACATCACCGCCCAGAGAGGCGGCTTTTTTATTGTCAGTTCTCTACGGCCCCAGGTCGGCAGGCGTGTTGACATTGCGCAGGGGCGGCAGCCCTGGCATCAGGACGGTGTTCTCTGGAGGGGCAGCCAGCCGTAACCGACGCTCGCCGCTGTCCAGCAGCGCGGTCACCCGGGGCAGGAGGCCCGTGTGGTACAGCGCCGCCAGCGGTTGCGGGCGTCCCTGTGCGTCCTGCGCCTGCACGCTCCGGGCCTCTGCGGTGCAGGCCAGCCACAGGGCCTGCCAGTGGGCCTCTGTCAGATCGGGCAGGTCCACGCCGGCAAAGGCCACCCAGCCGGGCGGGGCGGCGCGCAGGGCGGCTTCCAGGCCAGCCAGCGGGCCCTGGCCGGGGCGGGTGTCGGGGACCACCTGCCAGCCCGGCACCGCGTACCGGCCTTCCGGAGCCACAATCAACCGAACGGCGCACCCCTGCAGGCTGGCACACACCCGCTGGAGCAGAGTTTGTCCGTCCACCTGGGCCAGCGCTTTATCCGAACCAAAGCGGCTGGAACGGCCCCCGGCCGTCACGGCGGCCGTCAGGTCCTGCACGGCCTAGTCGCGGGGGCCACTCTGGCGTTCCAGCAGGCGCAGGGCCCAGGCCACAAAGCGCGGCCCGGGGCGGCCGTATGGGGGGTAGGTGAAGCGCACCGGGCTGCGCCGGGGCTCGGTCAGCACCGCGCGCTGGTGACTGAAGGCCAGAAAGCCGTGTTCGCCGTGGTACGAGCCCATGCCGCTGGCGCCCACGCCGCCAAAGGGCAGGTGCGGGTTGCTGAGGTGCACCACCGTGCCGTTCACAACCATGCCGCCGCTGGTGGTTTCGCGCTGCACGCGGCGGGTCACCGCGTCGTCGCCCGTGAACAGGTACAGGGCCAGCGGGGGGTCCAGGCGGCGAATCAGCGCCAGCGCCTCGTCCAGGGTGCGGTAGGTCAGCACCGGCAGTACGGGGCCAAACAGTTCTTCTTGCATCAGCGGCATGTCGGGCGTCACATCAGTCACGATGGTGGGGGCAATAAAGCGCTCGGCCGGGCTGAATTCGCCGCCGCGCACCACCCGCGCGCCGGCCTGCACACTCTGGCGGGTCAGGCGTTCCAGGCGCTCCACACTGGCGGCGTCCACCATGCGGCCGTAATCGGGGCCGGCGCGCAGCCACGCGCGGTCGCCGTAGCGCCGGGCAATTACCTCGTCCAGCGCCAGCAGCAGCGCGTCCCGCTGCGCCTCGGGCACCAGCACGTAATCGGGGGCCACGCAGGTTTGCCCGGCGTTCAGCAGTTTGCCCCAGGCCAGCCGCTCGGCGCTGGTATACAGGTCGGCGCTGGCGTCCATCAGGGCCGGGCTCTTGCCGCCCAGTTCCAGGGTCACGCTGGTCAGGTGCTGGGCCGCCGCGCGCATCACGTGGCGCCCTACGGCGGTGCTGCCAGTAAAGAAGATGTGGTCGAAGGGCAGTTCGGTCAGGGCGCGGGCCACGTCGGCGTCCCCCTGCACCACAGCCACCAGCTGCGTCTCGAACACCTCTGAGAGCAGCGCGGCCAGCGCGCGGGCCACGTTCGGGGCCTTTTCGCTGGGCTTGAGCACTGCGGTGTTGCCCGCCGCGAGGCTGGCCACCAGCGGCGCCAGCGCCAGATTCACCGGGTAGTTCCAGGGGCTCAGCACCAGGGTCACCCCACGCGCCTGCGGCTGAATCTCACTGCGCGCGCCAATCAGCACCGCCGGGGTGTCTACCCGCCGGGTGGCCATCCAGCGCGGCAGGCGGCGAATGGCGTGCTGAATCTCTTCGAGCACCGGGTGCAGCTCGGTAATTTCGGCCTCGGCGCGGCTCTTGCCCAGGTCCAGCCGCAGGGCGTCGGCCAGCTCGGTCCGGCGGCGGCGAATGGCGTCGTGCAGGCGGCGCAATACCGCCTGCCGCTGCGCCGGGGTGGTCTGCGCCGCCGTCCAGCGGTGGGCCCGCTGACGCTCAAACAGCGCCTGCAGGTCGGAGGTGGTGGCCGGTGGGGCGGACTGCGTCA is a window of Deinococcus arcticus DNA encoding:
- a CDS encoding DUF4385 domain-containing protein, producing the protein MPKFDYSLDYRTLDLRAHPELYRVGVGEQGVLLVQPYKGELLPHWRFATPELARESSETIYTLFLAYLKAGDFVGADMARKFLQMGFTRSRRYANHKGGKKYDGPVPADKKGRSGAHGRPELPRTPEDPVKAESARIFKAKWDEAEANEEYARLKKEHKAKYG
- the mobA gene encoding molybdenum cofactor guanylyltransferase produces the protein MQDLTAAVTAGGRSSRFGSDKALAQVDGQTLLQRVCASLQGCAVRLIVAPEGRYAVPGWQVVPDTRPGQGPLAGLEAALRAAPPGWVAFAGVDLPDLTEAHWQALWLACTAEARSVQAQDAQGRPQPLAALYHTGLLPRVTALLDSGERRLRLAAPPENTVLMPGLPPLRNVNTPADLGP
- a CDS encoding aldehyde dehydrogenase family protein; amino-acid sequence: MTQSAPPATTSDLQALFERQRAHRWTAAQTTPAQRQAVLRRLHDAIRRRRTELADALRLDLGKSRAEAEITELHPVLEEIQHAIRRLPRWMATRRVDTPAVLIGARSEIQPQARGVTLVLSPWNYPVNLALAPLVASLAAGNTAVLKPSEKAPNVARALAALLSEVFETQLVAVVQGDADVARALTELPFDHIFFTGSTAVGRHVMRAAAQHLTSVTLELGGKSPALMDASADLYTSAERLAWGKLLNAGQTCVAPDYVLVPEAQRDALLLALDEVIARRYGDRAWLRAGPDYGRMVDAASVERLERLTRQSVQAGARVVRGGEFSPAERFIAPTIVTDVTPDMPLMQEELFGPVLPVLTYRTLDEALALIRRLDPPLALYLFTGDDAVTRRVQRETTSGGMVVNGTVVHLSNPHLPFGGVGASGMGSYHGEHGFLAFSHQRAVLTEPRRSPVRFTYPPYGRPGPRFVAWALRLLERQSGPRD